The Penaeus monodon isolate SGIC_2016 chromosome 33, NSTDA_Pmon_1, whole genome shotgun sequence genome includes a window with the following:
- the LOC119594113 gene encoding ankyrin-1-like — MPVDQAELQPLLKDGQTAIRIENDDGSTEGSNTHSTQVTEEVHQAAAVGNAILLERLLWTKKEEIKKQDRSGCTPLHLAAKGVHLRCCEILLQMSTKEVNIPDKVGNTPLMLALTTGSTSLEITKLLLSHKAKVDISNNASLTPLHIASEKGSLEICRILIEKDPKNIDAVNKEKQTPLYFAAKNGHARVCSFLADKGASIEARDVQEYTALHIAAKMGFTECCSQLLIFGSSVNSTDKNGNTPLHLLLSSGKKKENCIEVLCKNGAKVSAKNNKGETPLHIAQHAQNNMLVKLLSYEFDPLIRDQKGKTIFHWAAVRRKKENLETILKLETWKTQCLALLINAQDVDGHTALHIAIKHGNEEACKILLKSGADGNVICECHGTALHMAAENGLHDICELLSKYVNVNSMNKYLQTPLHLAAKAGHEKCCQTLISRKASLVAEDKGRNTPLHLAAKNGNAACCQVMLQSQPGLVNRKNAEEKTPLHYAVEKKSLECCKNLVVPIANIWISSSSIASAVKMAYDTRCQDIFTFLLLSENVVGKYHLPVDIDIQEILLKQIQLGNSEIVSTILESKFGEECLLPRYTSGDSFYSQNDSFRLLVQKMPLFAQKALDACQPDGEDDSWTVEKKKFFVHYLDEVYIQYDESSKVATSGPPCVTPIKDAYQKVLQDDGRLKPDVCLEGKVDGAWQSDHVLSLMLQYGREDLVSHPVVTCWLNYKWNKYVRYGHYLSVILALLLAVLLTIFNSFSMDWEMMATHFTVPITQEMVCVNFSVGPEVLPYMWEQGHFAHVLGWVITVFIILLMIFEIYKIIMLRLRYFKTQTIIYWMCMVMSFLFVGNYTSCSFLTHIREDIQWLAGLAAIILAWLHLFVLAWIHPRNPFVFNFERFFGAVLAIVPPLAIVGVAVYAVHEIGSKGSLTYSDKWQVLVNSLVSVPMMATAVVVGLAAVIYLDAVSSGPRKRDRSFAEGNIWMTLDFDILYPFLRKRFYAYWISKMPKERSRFSFKNLWKLLECRNDGDSTDSSWSKLKDTETKMQEMSIMLKNIEQMLKERKN; from the exons ATGCCTGTTGACCAAGCGGAGCTGCAACCTCTCCTGAAGGACGGCCAGA CTGCCATACGAATAGAAAATGACGATGGCAGCACCGAAGGCAGCAACACACACAG CACACAGGTTACCGAAGAAGTGCATCAAGCAGCAGCTGTGGGCAATGCCATCCTCTTGGAACGTCTGTTATggacgaagaaagaggagattAAAAAGCAGGACAGGTCTGGCTGCACTCCGCTTCACCTGGCAGCAAAGGGTGTACACCTAAGATGCTGTGAGATCCTCTTACAAATGAGTACCAAAGAAGTTAACATTCCGGACAAGGTTGGCAACACCCCTTTAATGCTAGCTCTCACAACTGGCAGTACTTCCCTGGAGATCACGAAGCTTCTCCTGTCTCACAAGGCAAAAGTTGACATCTCCAATAATGCAAGTCTAACACCACTGCACATTGCATCCGAGAAAGGAAGTCTGGAAATCTGTAGGATATTGATTGAGAAGGATCCGAAGAACATTGACGCCgttaacaaagaaaaacaaactcccCTGTATTTTGCGGCCAAGAACGGCCATGCAAGAGTTTGTTCCTTCTTAGCAGATAAAGGGGCCAGCATCGAAGCCAGGGATGTACAGGAATACACAGCGCTTCATATTGCTGCCAAAATGGGTTTCACTGAGTGCTGCAGCCAGCTTCTCATTTTCGGTTCCTCAGTTAATAGCACTGATAAAAACGGCAACACCCCACTCCATTTACTATTATCTtccgggaaaaagaaagaaaactgcaTAGAGGTTCTTTGCAAAAATGGAGCCAAAGTGTCGGCCAAAAATAACAAAGGGGAAACACCTTTGCACATTGCCCAGCATGCTCAAAATAACATGTTGGTGAAATTACTCTCTTACGAGTTTGATCCATTAATCAGAGACCAGAAAGGCAAAACAATCTTTCATTGGGCGGCAGTCAgacgtaaaaaagaaaacttagaGACCATATTGAAATTGGAGACTTGGAAGACCCAGTGCCTAGCTTTACTCATAAATGCCCAAGACGTTGATGGGCATACAGCACTGCATATAGCCATTAAACATGGGAATGAGGAAGCGTGCAAGATCCTGTTAAAGTCCGGTGCAGATGGTAATGTTATCTGCGAGTGCCATGGTACTGCACTTCATATGGCTGCTGAGAACGGACTACATGATATTTGTGAATTACTTTCAAAATATGTAAATGTCAACTCAATGAACAAATATCTTCAAACTCCACTCCATTTGGCAGCAAAGGCAGGGCATGAGAAATGTTGTCAAACCCTCATAAGTCGCAAAGCTTCTCTCGTTGCAGAAGACAAAGGCAGAAACACACCCCTTCATCTTGCTGCAAAGAATGGCAACGCTGCATGTTGCCAGGTTATGCTGCAGTCACAACCTGGTTTGGTCAACAGGAAGAATGCAGAAGAGAAAACTCCATTACATTATGCAGTAGAAAAGAAATCCCTTGAATGCTGTAAGAATTTAGTTGTACCCATTGCAAATATTTGGATCTCGAGTTCCAGCATTGCAAGTGCTGTTAAGATGGCATATGATACACGGTGTCAAGACATTTTCACCTTCCTGCTCCTGTCAGAGAATGTGGTCGGCAAATATCACCTTCCAGTAGACATAGATATTCAAGAAATTCTTCTCAAGCAAATACAGTTAGGAAACAG cGAGATAGTGTCAACTATTCTTGAGAGTAAATTTGGCGAAGAGTGTTTGCTCCCTCGTTATACTTCTGGAGACTCCTTCTATAGTCAGAACGACAGCTTCAGGCTCTTGGTGCAGAAGATGCCTCTCTTTGCTCAGAAAGCACTGGATGCTTGCCAACCTGACGGTGAAGATGACTCCTGGACTGTAGAGAAGAAGAAATTCTTTGTGCACTATCTGGACGAAGTATACATTCAATATG ATGAATCCTCTAAAGTGGCCACAAGTGGACCGCCTTGTGTGACCCCAATAAAGGATGCATACCAGAAAGTGCTTCAAGATGATGGCCGGCTTAAGCCAGACGTGTGCCTCGAGGGGAAGGTGGATGGTGCATGGCAAAGTGACCATGTTCTGTCCTTGATGCTTCAATATGGTCGAGAGGACCTGGTGAGCCATCCTGTGGTGACCTGTTGGCTCAATTATAAGTGGAACAAGTATGTCAGATATGGACACTACTTATCTGTTATTCTTGCTCTGCTGTTGGCAGTTTTGCTCACAATCTTCAATTCTTTTTCCAT GGACTGGGAAATGATGGCAACACACTTTACTGTGCCAATAACACAAGAGATGGTATGTGTTAATTTCTCCGTGGGACCCGAAGTCTTACCTTACATGTGGGAACAAGGTCACTTTGCCCATGTGTTAGGCTGGGTTATAACGGTCTttataatattactgatgatCTTCGAAATCTACAAAATTATTATG TTAAGGCTACGGTACTTCAAGACACAGACAATCATTTACTGGATGTGTATGGTGATGAGTTTCCTCTTTGTGGGAAATTACACATCTTGTTCATTTCTCACCCATATTCGAGAG GATATCCAGTGGCTGGCTGGTCTCGCAGCCATCATCCTGGCGTGGCTCCACCTCTTTGTCCTCGCCTGGATACACCCACGCAATCCCTTCGTCTTTAACTTCGAGAGGTTCTTCGGAGCCGTGCTGGCCATCGTCCCTCCCTTGGCGATCGTGGGAGTCGCTGTCTACGCCGTGCACGAAATCGGGTCGAAGGGCAGTCTCACTTACTCGGACAAATGGCAGGTCTTGGTGAACAGCTTGGTGTCCGTGCCGATGATGGCGACAGCGGTGGTCGTGGGTCTGGCCGCCGTCATATACCTGGACGCCGTCAGCTCCGGCCCGAGGAAGCGCGACCGCAGTTTTGCCGAAGGGAACATCTGGATGACCTTGGACTTTGACATCCTCTACCCTTTCCTGAGGAAGAGGTTCTACGCCTACTGGATCAGCAAGATGCCAAAGGAGCGCTCTAGATTCAGCTTTAAAAATCTGTGGAAACTTTTGGAGTGCAGGAATGACGGCGACTCCACGGACTCATCCTGGAGTAAGCTCAAGGACACCGAGACAAAGATGCAAGAAATGAGCATCATGCTGAAAAACATAGAACAAAtgctgaaagagagaaaaaattaa